A single region of the Populus nigra chromosome 2, ddPopNigr1.1, whole genome shotgun sequence genome encodes:
- the LOC133681930 gene encoding uncharacterized protein LOC133681930 encodes MVERSNCSISKVQNKIKLLPPFSLKLSPKDMKSQLSSNDEDECQLSRLGYCWWRSAAKFDECVRLKLDLPHIASLTPRVRVLKELERLALIAHEGLNELRYKLQMYRSGDFWVPTGGLKKEEMDIPPVITILLVGFSGSGKSSLVNLMYSVFGRSGLIPFARTSSGGATKYTTMYMEEHNVMRSMQGGFCVYDSRGFNYGKIGDALEELSSWMSDGIHHNQLCLRSGDDVLLEADTETVDLRSSSKFVHRTVNIPMVVVNIAEVHKASKASDSKPLEATRELFLSPALRKCNENPILILTHGDLLTTEERIDMRLRLCERLGISETNGVYDIVCLTEYGFLAEESDPVTAYALAEAVYRALLISDRGHSPKKNLQDWALFVLSWLMCFMGALFSFLADLCSKLGQRDRLKH; translated from the exons ATGGTAGAAAGATCAAACTGTTCAATTTCAAaagtccaaaataaaataaaattactgcCACCTTTTTCGCTGAAGTTGAGTCCCAAAGACATGAAGAGTCAGCTCTCTTCCAATGATGAAGATGAGTGCCAATTGTCAAGACTGGGCTACTGTTGGTGGAGATCGGCAGCAAAGTTCGATGAATGTGTTAGGCTTAAGCTTGACCTCCCTCACATCGCAAGCCTTACACCAAGAGTCAGAGTTCTTAAAGAGTTGGAGAGACTGGCTTTGATTGCTCATGAAGGACTCAATGAGCTCAGATACAAGCTACAAATGTATCGTTCAGGTGATTTCTGGGTGCCCACAGGAGGTCTCAAGAAGGAAGAGATGGACATTCCACCTGTAATCACTATTCTCTTGGTGGGTTTCTCTGGCTCTGGCAAGAGCTCACTTGTGAACCTTATGTACAGTGTTTTTGGTCGGTCTGGACTCATACCTTTTGCTCGAACTTCATCTG GCGGTGCTACCAAATACACCACCATGTACATGGAAGAGCACAATGTAATGAGATCAATGCAAGGTGGGTTTTGTGTGTACGATTCTAGGGGGTTTAATTATGGTAAAATTGGTGATGCTCTCGAGGAATTGTCAAGTTGGATGAGTGATGGGATTCACCATAACCAGCTGTGCCTGAGATCAGGTGATGATGTATTGCTGGAAGCCGACACAGAAACTGTTGATTTGAGGTCATCTTCAAAGTTTGTACACAGGACAGTAAATATTCCTATGGTGGTGGTTAACATAGCAGAGGTCCATAAAGCCTCAAAAGCTAGTGATTCGAAGCCATTAGAAGCCACAAGAGAACTCTTCCTCTCCCCTGCTTTGAGAAAATGCA ACGAGAATCCTATCTTGATCCTGACACATGGTGACTTGTTGACAACCGAAGAGAGGATCGACATGAGGCTCAGATTATGCGAGCGTCTAGGAATATCAGAGACTAATGGAGTGTATGACATTGTTTGCCTCACAGAATATGGATTTCTCGCAGAAGAATCTGATCCGGTTACAGCGTATGCCTTAGCTGAAGCTGTATACAGGGCATTGCTCATCTCAGACAGGGGGCATTCTCCAAAGAAAAACCTCCAGGACTGGGCATTGTTCGTATTGTCATGGTTAATGTGCTTCATGGGTGCTCTCTTCTCCTTCCTCGCTGATCTTTGCTCAAAACTTGGACAGAGGGATAGGTTGAAGCACTGA
- the LOC133681972 gene encoding GATA transcription factor 16-like has translation MDFNTKGSESEDMDSTQSSKGNEIKRRCMDCQTTRTPCWRGGPAGPRTLCNACGIRQRKKRRALLGSDKGGAERSKSKIAKSSNSSKLGVSLKLDLMGFRRDGILQEDWKRKLGEEEQAAILLMALSCGLVRA, from the exons ATGGATTTCAACACCAAA GGATCAGAGTCAGAGGACATGGATAGTACTCAATCAAGCAAGGGTAACGAGATCAAAAGAAGATGCATGGATTGCCAAACTACAAGAACCCCATGTTGGCGAGGCGGTCCGGCTGGTCCCAGG ACACTGTGCAATGCATGTGGGATCAgacagaggaagaagaggagagcACTTCTTGGGTCGGACAAAGGAGGAGCGGAGAGGAGTAAAAGTAAGATTGCTAAAAGTAGCAATAGTAGTAAGCTAGGAGTTTCATTGAAGCTAGATTTGATGGGTTTTAGAAGAGATGGGATATTGCAGGAAGATTGGAAGAGAAAACTGGGAGAGGAAGAACAGGCTGCCATACTCTTGATGGCCTTATCTTGTGGCTTGGTCCGTGCTTAG
- the LOC133681381 gene encoding uncharacterized protein LOC133681381, whose translation MIQSRLAATATRSYRSLSLAYNLARVRGFATGPTGRPADPEVYADREHEIQHAVPPGKPEEMAGKYEPETGKRQTEAECRLSKDTETLAPPKPPHVPTTKLENAGVHNPAEPIVQQRRKNSTLTLEAVSCAGLDGAPWPKDERSTKEQVEDDKEYFRRRKASPLSETQVADTRKPITRATDGTACEEIYKEPGDVIGWLPEQLDTAEQALERARRIWMENAMRGDPDTPHGRVLRELRGEWF comes from the exons ATGATCCAGTCAAGACTAGCTGCAACCGCAACAAGATCGTATAGGTCCCTCTCTTTAGCCTACAATCTAGCTCGAGTTCGAGGATTTGCTACAGGACCAACTGGTCGCCCTGCTGATCCTGAGGTTTACGCTGACCGTGAACATGAAATTCAACATGCTGTTCCCCCTGGAAAACCTGAA GAAATGGCAGGAAAGTACGAGCCTGAAACCGGCAAGCGACAAACAGAAGCAGAATGCAGACTCAGTAAAGATACCGAAACATTGGCACCACCCAAACCGCCACATGTGCCTACTACAAAGCTGGAAAATGCTGGAGTTCACAATCCAGCAGAACCCATTGTCCAACAAAGGCGAAAGAACTCAACATTGACACTAGAAGCAGTTAGCTGCGCTGGACTTGATGGCGCGCCATGGCCAAAGGATGAGAGAAGCACCAAAGAACAAGTAGAAGATGACAAGGAATATTTCAGGCGTCGCAAGGCGTCGCCGTTGTCAGAAACTCAGGTGGCGGATACTAGAAAGCCGATAACAAGGGCAACCGATGGCACTGCTTGTGAAGAAATTTATAAAGAACCTGGAGACGTGATTGGGTGGTTGCCAGAGCAACTTGACACGGCTGAGCAGGCACTCGAGAGAGCTCGAAGGATTTGGATGGAGAATGCTATGCGTGGTGATCCTGATACACCACATGGTCGGGTTTTAAGAGAGCTTCGAGGAGAGTGGTTTTGA